Proteins found in one Primulina eburnea isolate SZY01 chromosome 16, ASM2296580v1, whole genome shotgun sequence genomic segment:
- the LOC140817390 gene encoding LOW QUALITY PROTEIN: CLP protease regulatory subunit CLPX1, mitochondrial-like (The sequence of the model RefSeq protein was modified relative to this genomic sequence to represent the inferred CDS: inserted 2 bases in 1 codon), which yields MLEGTVVNVPEKGARKHPRGENIQIDTKDILFICGGAFIDLEKTISERRHDSSIGFGAPVRASMRTGTVTSAAVTSSLLETAESSDLIAYGLIPEFVGRFPILANLAALTEDQLVQVLTEPKNALGKQNKKMFQMNEVKLHFTEDALRLIARKAITKNTGARGLRSMLENILMDAMYEIPDIRTGDDIIXSVVVDEESVGYEGRVKGAKILYGKGAFDRYLSQHKIKVSETLAQGSEGEPEIEQELPSIVAL from the exons ATGCTGGAGGGGACT GTGGTCAATGTTCCAGAGAAAGGTGCTCGAAAGCATCCAAGAGGTGAAAATATTCAG ATTGACACGAAAGACATCCTCTTTATATGCGGAGGTGCTTTTATTGACTTGGAAAAAACAATCTCAGAGAG ACGTCATGATTCTTCCATCGGCTTTGGTGCCCCCGTACGTGCAAGCATGAGAACTGGCACTGTAACAAGTGCTGCTGTGACATCATCATTACTCGAAACT GCTGAAAGTAGTGATCTAATAGCATACGGGCTAATACCCGAGTTTGTTGGACGATTTCCTATCCTTGCTAACTTGGCCGCACTTACTGAGGATCAGCTAGTTCAG GTTTTAACTGAGCCTAAAAACGCGCTAGGAAAGCAGAACAAAAAGATGTTCCAAATGAATGAA GTGAAGTTACATTTCACAGAAGATGCATTGAGATTAATCGCTAGGAAAGCAATAACAAAGAACACTGGAGCTCGGGGTTTGCGTTCTATGCTAGAAAACATATTGATGGATGCTATGTACGAG ATTCCTGATATTAGAACAGGGGATGATATAAT GTCTGTTGTAGTGGATGAGGAGTCAGTTGGATATGAGGGTCGTGTAAAGGGTGCCAAGATCCTTTATGGCAAAGGGGCGTTCGACCGCTATCTTTCACAACACAAGATTAAGGTTTCTGAG ACGCTTGCCCAAGGTTCCGAAGGAGAACCTGAGATCGAGCAGGAGCTTCCATCTATTGTTGCGCTGTAA